From Chrysemys picta bellii isolate R12L10 chromosome 1, ASM1138683v2, whole genome shotgun sequence:
gattacttgctactagcatagcgtggtcaagtgtcctaccatggaggatgcaataaggctgcactgcccagaaaccttctgcaaaggcttttggagtacctccaggagagcttcatggagatgtccctggaggatttccactacatccccagacacgttaacagacttttccagtagctgtactggctgcgaatgcatcccaagacctcagggcaaagtaatcattaaaaaacgcttgcttttaaaccatgttttatattttaaaaggtaaactcacctgaggtcccttccatggggtcatggtcttgggtatttgcttgggagggttgggagggtacttcagtcaggctgagaaaaagatcctggttgttggggagaatggagtgctgtgtgctctccacaagatcgtcctcctcctcctcttcttccccgttcgaagaatcctcaggtgtggctgatgagattacccccgcctcggaatccacagtcagaggtggggtagtggcggtggccccccctagaattgcatgcagctcagcgtagaagccgcatgtctgcggctctgacccggagagaccgtttgcctcctttgttttctgataggcttgtctgagctccttgactttcatgcggcactgctctgagtccctattgtggcctctctccatcatgcccttggagattttttcaaacgttttggcatttcgtcttttcgaacgaagttctgctagcactgaatcctctccccatatagcgatcagatccagtacctcccgtacggtccatgctggtgctcttttttgattatcggcctgcatggttacctgtgctgatgagctctctgtggtcacctgtgctctcctgtgctgggcgaAGAGGAAATGAAATCcaaatgttcacggggcttttcctgtctgcctggccagtgcatccgagttcagattgctgtccagagcggtcacaatggtgcactgtgggatagctcccggaagccaataccatcgaattgcgaccacactaaccctaattcgaaatgacaatatcgatttcggcgctactccgctcgtcggg
This genomic window contains:
- the LOC135976421 gene encoding myb/SANT-like DNA-binding domain-containing protein 2; protein product: MQADNQKRAPAWTVREVLDLIAIWGEDSVLAELRSKRRNAKTFEKISKGMMERGHNRDSEQCRMKVKELRQAYQKTKEANGLSGSEPQTCGFYAELHAILGGATATTPPLTVDSEAGVISSATPEDSSNGEEEEEEDDLVESTQHSILPNNQDLFLSLTEVPSQPSQANTQDHDPMEGTSAAANFSAFGMEEGGLSQIRRRKKRTRDEMFAENMEFTRNVRAHLNE